In Eptesicus fuscus isolate TK198812 chromosome 23, DD_ASM_mEF_20220401, whole genome shotgun sequence, one genomic interval encodes:
- the PHETA1 gene encoding sesquipedalian-1 produces the protein MKLNERSLAFYATCDAPVDNAGFLYKKGGRHAAYHRRWFVLRGNMLFYFEDAASREPVGVIILEGCTVELVEAAEEFTFAVRFAEARARTYVLAAESQAAMEGWVKALSRASFDYLRLVVRELEQQLAAMRAGGCPPPPRRPRALLPKENGCAVWSAEPPAASTGASTGARSGPERPPLPPRRRASAPNGPLDSAPFLQLHEWYGQEVRALRSQWLRSRAQP, from the coding sequence ATGAAGCTGAACGAGCGCAGCCTGGCCTTCTACGCGACCTGTGACGCCCCGGTGGACAACGCGGGCTTCCTGTACAAGAAGGGCGGCCGGCACGCGGCCTACCACCGGCGCTGGTTCGTGCTGCGCGGGAACATGCTCTTCTACTTCGAGGACGCGGCCAGCCGGGAGCCCGTGGGCGTCATCATCCTGGAGGGCTGCACGGTGGAGCTGGTGGAGGCCGCTGAGGAGTTCACCTTCGCCGTGCGCTTCGCCGAGGCTCGGGCCCGCACCTACGTGCTGGCCGCCGAGAGCCAGGCCGCCATGGAGGGCTGGGTGAAGGCCCTGTCGCGGGCCAGCTTCGACTACCTGCGGCTGGTGGTGCGGgagctggagcagcagctggCTGCCATGCGGGCAGGGGGCTGCCCTCCGCCGCCACGCCGGCCCCGCGCCCTCCTGCCCAAGGAGAACGGCTGTGCGGTCTGGAGCGCCGAGCCACCCGCTGCCTCCACGGGCGCCTCCACTGGTGCCCGGTCTGGCCCTGAGCGCCCCCCTCTGCCACCCCGCCGGCGGGCCTCGGCGCCCAACGGGCCTCTCGACTCAgcccccttcctccagctgcACGAGTGGTACGGGCAGGAGGTCCGGGCGCTGAGGAGCCAGTGGCTCAGGAGCCGGGCCCAGCCCTGA